The Planctomycetaceae bacterium genome includes the window ATTCCGGTCAGGTGCCATTTTTTACAACCAGGGCAACGCCTGGATGCGGGCAAACCAGCGAGGTCGTGCAGTCGCCGCCTGGCGTCAGGCACAGCGCTACCGACCACGTGATCCCTATCTGACGGCCAACCTGCAGTCCGCACTGTCAGGTCTGCCTGGAAATCCTTCTGTCTTTGCACATCGCGGGGTGCTGGACGATGTTCTGTTCTGGCAGCATTGGCTTAGCTACCCCGAGAAGTTCGTCGCCACGACTCTTTTCCTGATGACGGTTCTGGCACTGAGTCTGCTGAAGACCTGTCAGCCTTCCTGGAAATTCCTCACGCCGCCAATTCTGGGCAGCCTGATGTTACTGGCCATGTCTGCCGTGTCTCTGGCAAACGACTGGAACAATGCTCATCAGATTCGTCACGGCGTGGTCACCACTGAACAAATCGCCCGAAAAGGAAATTCTGAAACCTTCGAACCGGCCTTCACCACTCCATTGTTGGATGGTATGGAATTCACAGTACTCGAACAGCGATCCGATTGGTTACACATCCAGTTGAATTCGGCAACGGAATCTACTTCGACAGCAACCAGTGCGTGGATCCCCTTAAAGGCCGCTGTCCTTTATTGAGGTGGGCGTTCCCTCTGCGCAACACCACTCGCCACCAGTGAACGGACTTTATCGGCCGCACTGAAATCACAGACGGCTAACTTAACTTAACAGCCAGTCGAAGAACAGGACTGGTTCGAGCAGGAGACCTTAAGACACGACGGTGTCCGGTCGTCCTGCGTGCCTGTTCCGGTCTTTCAACGGACAGCTAAGCGCCACCTTCGCCGGAACACTTGTCTGCCTTGTGCGGAAATTCAGAATCCGACAGACAAATTGTGACTCACGGCAGGTCGTCCAGCAGCGGACCTCAAGATTTCGACCTCATCGTGCCAGCAACTGCCCATGGTTAGCTATGTCCGCAGTGAGGCACAATTCAGGGCCGGGATAAGGACTAAGGCAATGATGAACCAGCCTTCACCCGATTCGTCATCCCAGGAAGATGCTGCAGCAATTGCCAAACCCATTGCGCCAACTCTGGGCTGGCTGGATATCGTCGCTGTCGTCGGAATAGTCTTCATTCTGATGGCTCTGCTGATGCCGGCAATTCAGAGCGCAAGAGAGGCGGCCCGAAAAACTCAGAGTCGAAATAACCTGAAACAGTGGGGGCTGGCATTCCATAACTACCACGACACTTATGGGCGGTTCCCGGTTGGCGCTGACATACAGGCCGATGGGACCGCAATGCACGGATGGTGCTCCAGACTGATTCCCTATCTTGAAGCGAGCGATTGGTACAGCCGTCTTGACCAGAATCGGTCATGGAACCACGCTGCCAATGCACCCCTGCATTACGAAGGCCCACGGAACGGTTCGATTCCCGGACAGCCCGAGCAAACTTCGTCAGGCGTCTACCTGATGCACTACATGGGCAACCCGAATGTTCTTCACCGTAACAGCAGCGTTTGTATTCAGGATTTCACGAAGGGCACAACGAACAGCTGGCTGATTGGCGAAGTCAACAATGTTTATCAACCGCTGATGTACCCCTGCAACTGGAGGAGCCTGACATGGCCAGTCAATGGTGGCGTCGGCAGC containing:
- a CDS encoding DUF1559 domain-containing protein — translated: MMNQPSPDSSSQEDAAAIAKPIAPTLGWLDIVAVVGIVFILMALLMPAIQSAREAARKTQSRNNLKQWGLAFHNYHDTYGRFPVGADIQADGTAMHGWCSRLIPYLEASDWYSRLDQNRSWNHAANAPLHYEGPRNGSIPGQPEQTSSGVYLMHYMGNPNVLHRNSSVCIQDFTKGTTNSWLIGEVNNVYQPLMYPCNWRSLTWPVNGGVGSYGGRSDGGMFCMCDGSVRDLPNSTARSIIESLAVTPSVADPEQIAVPPICFPVADGVMTKKSLEAAPATESDKKWSRPFWSILIDEHGTPQVADFRSGGKGGRWNITPEDLKILADQYPGLQKLMVSEITLTSEYVHQFSRFRELDTLIVRSVQLSDQEIHTLPQVQHLVLTSAQDTSPETKDSLLRHSPNCKIEF